In Rhineura floridana isolate rRhiFlo1 chromosome 1, rRhiFlo1.hap2, whole genome shotgun sequence, the following proteins share a genomic window:
- the LOC133376708 gene encoding LOW QUALITY PROTEIN: tigger transposable element-derived protein 1-like (The sequence of the model RefSeq protein was modified relative to this genomic sequence to represent the inferred CDS: inserted 1 base in 1 codon; deleted 2 bases in 2 codons) produces the protein MASQCSTSDKKRNRKPLTLSAKLEMIQLSDQGMSMAETGRKLGFTRQTVSTIVNANEKVLKEIQSGTPVNTKVIRKRDNLIADMEKLLLLWIEDQTSHNVPLSRAIIQGKALSLFNATKAERGEEAAEDKFEASRGWFNRFKERSHLHNIKVQGEAASADAVAAESYPRELSKIIEDGGYTKQQIFNMDETGLYWKKMLSRTFIAKEKSMPGFKAAEDRLTLLLGANAAGDCKLKPMMIYHSENPRTLKNYAKASLPVYYKSNSKSWMTGDLFSKWFTDYFKPTVEAYCKEKNIPFKILLLADSALGHPRARIGLYKEINVIFLPANTTSLLQPMDQXIIAAFKSYYLRRTFAKAINALDNGMVVGQSDNKLKAFWKGFMILDGIKTIRDAWEEVKQHCSSIALKTLGD, from the exons ATGGCATCTCAGTGTAGTACTAGTGAT AAAAAAAGGAATCGTAAGCCTCTTACTTTAAGTGCCAAGTTAGAAATGATTCAGCTAAGTGATCAAGGCATGTCTATGGCTGAGACAGGCCGTAAGCTAGGTTTCACTCGCCAAACAGTTAGTACAATTGTGAACGCTAACGAGAAAGTGTTGAAGGAAATTCAAagtggtacaccagtgaacactAAAGTGATAAGAAAACGTGATAACCTTATTGCTGACATGGAAAAACTTTTACTGTTGTGGATTGAAGATCAAACCAGTCACAACGTGCCATTAAGCCGAGCCATCATCCAGGGCAAGGCCCTAAGTCTCTTCAATGCTACGAAGGCTGAGAGAGGTGAGGAAGCTGCTGAGGATAAATTCGAAGCTAGCAGAGGCTGGTTTAATAGGTTTAAGGAAAGAAGCCATCTCCACAACATCAAAGTTCAGGGTGAAGCAGCTAGTGCTGATGCAGTAGCTGCAGAAAGTTATCCACGTGAGCTTTCTAAGATCATCGAAGATGGTGGATATACTAAGCAGCAGATTTTCAACATGGACGAAACAGGCCTATATTGGAAGAAGATGCTGTCTAGGacttttattgctaaagagaagTCAATGCCTGGCTTCAAAGCTGCGGAAGACAGGCTAACTCTCTTGTTAGGGGCTAATGCAGCTGGTGATTGCAAGTTA AAACCTATGATGATTTATCACTCAGAAAATCCTAGGACCCTAAAGAACTATGCAAAAGCTAGCCTCCCTGTTTATTATAAATCCAATTCAAAATCTTGGATGACTGGTGATCTTTTCTCAAAGTGGTTCACGGACTATTTTAAGCCTACAGTTGAGGCTTACTGCAAGGAAAAGAACATTCCTTTTAAGATTTTACTTCTTGCGGACAGTGCCCTTGGCCATCCTAGAGCTCGAATTGGTTTGTACAAAGAGATAAATGTTATTTTTCTACCTGCAAATACAACTTCATTGCTGCAGCCTATGGACC GTATAATTGCAGCGTTTAAATCCTATTACCTAAGAAGAACTTTTGCTAAGGCTATAAATGCCTTAGACAATGGTATGGTGGTGGGGCAAAGCGATaataaattaaaagcattttGGAAAGGCTTCATGATTTTGGATGGTATAAAAACTATTAGAGATGCATGGGAGGAAGTTAAACAACATTGTAGTAGTATTGCTCTAAAGACTTTGGGAGACTAG